A DNA window from Hymenobacter aquaticus contains the following coding sequences:
- a CDS encoding GEVED domain-containing protein: protein MEALEAQLAADPSLAQRMAAIENQTRTFEANPTANRTTAVLGTIPVVVHVLYSNTNENISDAQIASQIAVLNEDFRKLNSDVSKTPAAFAGLAADAGLQFVLAKRDPNGNATTGIERKSTTKTTWGTADAMKSTSTGGLNAWPASQYLNLWVCNIGGGILGYAQFPGGAASTDGVVIGPNYFGRTGYLSAPFNLGRTATHEVGHWLNLRHIWGDANCGNDLVSDTPTQQTSNSGCPAFPRRTCGNTTNGDMFMNYMDYTDDACMYMFSTGQSSRMGALFASGGSRASLLTSLGGTAPGGGGTTPPPVTYCSSKGTSVAYEYIDYVKLGTIARTSGADAGYYNGTATSTSVAAGSSQTISYSAGFAGTAYSEYFKVYIDYNQNGVFTDAGELVVNAAASTATTTRSSTFTVPTTAKSGATRMRVVMSDASATTSCGSYSYGETEDYTINITGGTARMESTARLSGGATEYSVYPNPATDVLNVVIPSDRDAAAVAVKVYDVRGAEMKQAQFANGQLNVSQLAKGVYMLTIADGQQVTHQRFVKQ, encoded by the coding sequence ATGGAAGCCCTAGAAGCCCAACTGGCCGCCGACCCTTCGCTGGCTCAACGCATGGCGGCTATTGAAAACCAGACACGTACATTCGAGGCTAACCCTACCGCCAACCGGACCACTGCCGTTCTGGGTACTATCCCGGTAGTGGTGCACGTGCTGTATAGCAATACCAACGAAAATATTTCGGACGCTCAGATTGCCTCGCAAATAGCCGTGCTGAACGAGGACTTTCGCAAGCTCAATTCGGATGTCAGCAAAACGCCGGCGGCTTTTGCCGGCCTCGCAGCCGACGCTGGCCTACAGTTCGTGCTGGCCAAACGCGACCCAAATGGCAACGCTACCACCGGTATCGAGCGGAAATCGACTACCAAAACCACTTGGGGCACCGCTGATGCCATGAAGAGCACCAGCACCGGCGGCCTGAACGCCTGGCCCGCCAGCCAGTATCTGAATCTGTGGGTGTGCAACATTGGTGGCGGTATTCTGGGCTACGCGCAGTTTCCCGGGGGCGCGGCCAGCACCGATGGCGTAGTTATCGGGCCCAACTACTTTGGTCGTACCGGCTACCTGTCGGCGCCCTTCAACCTGGGCCGCACGGCAACTCACGAAGTAGGTCACTGGCTGAATCTGCGCCACATCTGGGGCGATGCCAACTGCGGCAACGACCTGGTGAGCGACACGCCTACTCAGCAGACCTCGAACAGCGGCTGCCCTGCGTTCCCGCGTCGCACCTGCGGCAACACGACCAACGGCGACATGTTCATGAACTACATGGATTACACCGATGACGCCTGCATGTACATGTTTTCCACAGGTCAATCGTCGCGCATGGGTGCGCTGTTCGCCTCCGGCGGGAGCCGCGCCTCGCTGCTAACCTCGCTCGGTGGCACGGCTCCCGGCGGCGGTGGCACCACGCCTCCCCCCGTTACCTACTGCTCGTCGAAAGGCACCAGCGTAGCCTACGAGTACATCGACTACGTGAAGCTGGGCACTATTGCCCGCACTTCAGGCGCTGATGCCGGCTACTACAACGGCACGGCTACCAGCACTTCGGTAGCGGCCGGCTCGTCGCAGACCATCAGCTACAGCGCCGGCTTTGCTGGCACGGCTTACTCGGAGTACTTCAAAGTCTACATCGACTACAACCAGAACGGCGTCTTCACCGATGCCGGTGAGCTGGTAGTAAACGCCGCGGCCAGCACCGCCACGACCACCCGTTCTTCGACCTTCACGGTGCCCACCACGGCTAAGTCGGGCGCTACCCGCATGCGGGTGGTGATGAGCGACGCTTCGGCCACGACCAGCTGCGGCTCTTACAGCTACGGCGAAACGGAAGACTACACCATCAACATCACGGGCGGTACCGCCCGCATGGAATCGACGGCCCGCCTGAGCGGTGGTGCTACCGAGTATTCGGTGTATCCGAACCCCGCCACCGACGTGCTGAACGTGGTAATCCCGTCGGATCGGGACGCGGCGGCCGTAGCGGTGAAAGTGTACGACGTACGCGGTGCCGAAATGAAGCAGGCGCAGTTTGCCAACGGCCAACTGAACGTGTCGCAGCTGGCCAAAGGCGTGTATATGCTCACCATCGCCGATGGTCAGCAGGTAACGCACCAGCGCTTCGTGAAGCAATAA
- a CDS encoding M43 family zinc metalloprotease: protein MKKNFYAIALACLGLGNFAAQAQDQRAAPADLTSTGMLPTRQCATMDVLEAQMAADPSLAKRMAAVERHTAQVLSGSAANRITATVTIPVVVHVVYNTTAQNISQAQIDAQIKVLNDDFAKANADASLVPSAFAGVAAGTNVRFVLAKRDPSGAPTTGVIRKSTKTRSFSSNDFVKYSNKGGSDAWPASQYLNLWFCNLGQGLLGYAQFPGGAAATDGVVCLYSSVPGGSATNYNKGRTATHEVGHWLNLRHIWGDASCGNDLVADTPTQQTSNGGCPTFPHVTCGNQGDMSMNYMDYTYDACMYMFTSGQSARMDALFTTGGSRASLLTSLGGTAPRMAASNTFGSAAEVAMYPNPASNVLNLTLPQTTASKAWSVQVYDLQGHQMKQATYNGQGQVSVAQLPKGLYQMTLTNGEQTIRQRFEKQ from the coding sequence ATGAAGAAAAACTTTTACGCAATTGCGCTGGCCTGCCTCGGGCTGGGAAATTTCGCCGCTCAGGCCCAAGACCAGCGCGCCGCCCCCGCTGATCTGACCAGCACCGGTATGCTGCCCACCCGCCAGTGCGCCACGATGGACGTGCTGGAGGCCCAGATGGCCGCCGACCCCAGCCTGGCCAAGCGCATGGCCGCCGTAGAGCGCCACACCGCGCAGGTGTTGTCGGGCTCGGCCGCCAACCGGATAACCGCCACGGTGACGATTCCGGTGGTGGTACACGTGGTCTACAACACCACGGCCCAGAACATTTCGCAGGCCCAGATTGACGCGCAGATTAAAGTGCTGAACGACGACTTCGCCAAAGCCAACGCCGATGCCAGCCTGGTGCCGTCGGCTTTCGCCGGAGTAGCCGCGGGCACCAACGTCCGGTTTGTGCTGGCCAAGCGCGACCCCAGCGGTGCCCCCACCACGGGCGTAATCCGCAAGTCGACCAAAACCCGCTCGTTCAGCAGCAACGACTTCGTGAAGTACAGCAATAAGGGTGGCAGCGACGCCTGGCCCGCCAGCCAGTACCTGAACCTGTGGTTCTGCAACCTCGGCCAGGGCCTGCTGGGCTACGCGCAGTTTCCCGGCGGCGCCGCCGCTACCGACGGCGTGGTATGCCTGTACTCGTCGGTTCCCGGCGGCTCGGCTACCAACTACAACAAAGGTCGCACGGCCACCCACGAAGTAGGCCACTGGCTGAACCTGCGCCACATCTGGGGTGATGCCAGCTGCGGCAACGACCTGGTAGCGGATACCCCGACTCAGCAAACCTCGAACGGGGGCTGCCCCACGTTCCCCCACGTAACCTGCGGCAACCAGGGCGACATGTCGATGAACTACATGGACTACACCTACGACGCCTGCATGTACATGTTCACCAGCGGCCAGTCGGCCCGGATGGACGCGCTGTTCACCACGGGTGGTTCGCGGGCTTCGCTGCTCACGTCGCTGGGCGGCACCGCTCCCCGCATGGCGGCCTCCAACACGTTTGGCTCGGCGGCGGAAGTGGCCATGTACCCCAACCCCGCCAGCAACGTGCTGAACCTGACCCTGCCCCAGACGACGGCCAGCAAGGCTTGGTCGGTGCAGGTATACGACCTGCAAGGCCACCAGATGAAGCAGGCTACCTACAACGGCCAGGGCCAGGTATCGGTGGCGCAGCTGCCCAAGGGCCTGTACCAGATGACCCTGACGAACGGCGAGCAAACCATCCGTCAGCGCTTCGAAAAGCAATAA
- a CDS encoding SixA phosphatase family protein, protein MKTLYLMRHAKSSWSFDDLSDQERPLNDRGRTDAPRMGQALAKRGIHLDLLVSSPAVRAMSTAALVAKAVEYPHQQIQVIEAIYRAEVPGLAEIVRQLPNGADSVLLVGHNPTITDFANVISPSPLNELPTAAIVCVKFNCASWAEADRSNAEFYFYDYPRNQPE, encoded by the coding sequence ATGAAAACCCTGTACCTGATGCGTCATGCCAAATCGAGCTGGAGTTTCGATGACCTGAGCGACCAGGAAAGACCCCTCAACGACCGGGGCCGCACCGACGCGCCCCGCATGGGGCAGGCCCTGGCCAAGCGCGGCATTCACCTCGATCTGCTGGTCAGCTCCCCGGCGGTGCGGGCCATGAGTACGGCGGCGCTGGTGGCCAAGGCAGTAGAATATCCGCACCAGCAGATTCAGGTGATTGAGGCTATTTACCGCGCCGAGGTGCCCGGCCTGGCGGAAATAGTCCGGCAGCTGCCCAACGGTGCCGACAGCGTGCTACTGGTAGGCCACAACCCCACTATCACGGACTTTGCCAACGTCATTTCGCCCAGCCCTTTGAATGAGCTGCCCACGGCGGCCATCGTGTGCGTGAAGTTCAACTGCGCCAGCTGGGCCGAAGCCGACCGTAGCAACGCCGAATTTTACTTTTACGACTACCCCCGCAATCAGCCGGAATAG
- the ppk1 gene encoding polyphosphate kinase 1, whose product MESTKKSGPLLLNRELSWLTFNRRVLQEAQNADVPLLERLKFLAIFSSNLDEYFKVRVATLRRLVKLKKKTRAKLGEDPGEQLKNLLDEVKRQQQEFGDTFRNDILPELHRQHIHLVAEHDLTAPQREWVHQYFREKVQDLLSPVILDDNLHHLFLKDQTVYLTFLLTQPVKEKKRLEDERVLAMELPTKRHGGRFVELPAEGEERYVMFLDDVIRCCAAELFPKYEKVEVHAIKISRDAELDIQEEVSGNLMAKIKSSLQKRETGYPARLLYDPTMPKAVLKAVMQKTGIGKDELVEGSRYHNFRDFFGFPDLGLDQLKYQEQPPLPHPTLPRTAGKMLAAIAERDHLLHLPYQSFDYVTRFITEAAADAQVTSLSITLYRVSAKSEVAKALLKAVKAGKQVTVVVELKARFDEESNMYWAEKLQKAGANVIFGIPDLKVHSKLLLITRTEDEQNRFYAYFSTGNFNEVTSGIYADHGLFTADPRLTHEAAEVFRYFHDRQPKSGFKHLLVAPFELREQLNALVDKEIKLAKAGKDAYIILKLNALQDERMIRKLYEASEAGVRVELLIRGISCLVPQLEGQSTNIQQRGMVDRYLEHARVYVFGNNGQEKVYVASSDWMARNLDRRVEVAFPIYNDELRAEVRHLLDLQRQDNVKSRDYHNNFLGQDDPSAPQIRAQFETYEYLRKLSRRRKAPAAKK is encoded by the coding sequence ATGGAATCAACCAAAAAAAGCGGTCCGCTGCTCCTGAACCGCGAGCTAAGCTGGCTCACCTTCAACCGCCGCGTGCTCCAGGAAGCCCAGAACGCCGATGTGCCGCTGCTGGAGCGCCTCAAGTTTCTGGCTATCTTCTCCTCCAACCTCGACGAGTACTTCAAGGTGCGCGTGGCCACGCTGCGGCGCCTGGTGAAGCTCAAGAAAAAAACCCGGGCCAAGCTGGGGGAAGACCCCGGCGAGCAATTGAAAAACCTACTGGATGAGGTAAAACGGCAGCAGCAGGAGTTCGGCGACACGTTTCGCAACGACATTCTGCCCGAGCTGCACCGCCAGCACATTCACCTCGTGGCCGAGCACGACCTGACGGCGCCCCAGCGCGAGTGGGTGCACCAGTATTTCCGGGAGAAAGTGCAGGATTTGCTGTCCCCGGTTATCCTGGACGACAACCTGCACCACTTGTTCCTGAAAGATCAGACCGTGTACCTCACGTTTCTGCTGACGCAGCCGGTGAAGGAGAAAAAGCGCCTGGAAGACGAGCGGGTGCTGGCCATGGAACTGCCCACCAAGCGCCACGGCGGCCGTTTCGTGGAGCTGCCCGCCGAGGGCGAAGAGCGCTACGTGATGTTTCTGGACGACGTTATTAGGTGCTGCGCGGCCGAGCTGTTTCCGAAGTACGAGAAGGTCGAGGTGCACGCCATCAAGATTTCGCGCGACGCCGAGCTCGACATTCAGGAAGAGGTATCGGGCAACCTGATGGCCAAGATCAAGAGCAGCCTGCAAAAGCGCGAAACCGGCTACCCGGCCCGCCTGCTCTACGACCCCACCATGCCCAAGGCCGTGCTCAAAGCCGTAATGCAGAAAACCGGCATCGGCAAGGACGAGCTGGTGGAAGGCAGCCGCTACCATAACTTCCGCGACTTTTTCGGCTTCCCCGACCTGGGCCTCGACCAGCTCAAGTACCAGGAGCAGCCCCCGCTGCCCCACCCCACGCTGCCCCGCACGGCCGGCAAAATGCTGGCCGCCATTGCCGAGCGCGACCATCTGCTGCACCTGCCCTACCAGTCGTTCGACTACGTGACGCGCTTTATCACGGAAGCCGCCGCCGACGCGCAGGTGACGAGCCTTAGCATCACGCTCTACCGGGTTTCGGCCAAAAGCGAAGTGGCCAAGGCCCTGCTCAAGGCGGTGAAGGCCGGCAAGCAGGTGACGGTGGTAGTCGAGCTCAAGGCGCGCTTCGATGAGGAATCGAACATGTACTGGGCCGAGAAGCTGCAGAAGGCCGGGGCCAACGTTATTTTCGGCATTCCGGATCTGAAGGTGCACAGCAAGCTGCTGCTCATTACGCGCACCGAAGACGAGCAGAACCGCTTCTACGCCTACTTCAGCACCGGCAATTTCAACGAAGTCACCAGCGGCATTTACGCCGACCACGGCCTGTTTACCGCCGATCCGCGCCTGACCCACGAAGCGGCCGAAGTGTTCCGCTACTTCCACGACCGGCAGCCCAAGTCCGGCTTCAAGCACCTGCTGGTGGCTCCGTTTGAGCTGCGCGAGCAGCTGAACGCGCTAGTAGACAAGGAAATCAAGCTGGCTAAAGCGGGCAAGGACGCCTACATCATCCTGAAGCTGAACGCGCTACAGGACGAGCGGATGATCCGGAAGCTCTACGAAGCCAGTGAGGCCGGCGTGCGGGTGGAGCTGCTCATCCGGGGCATTTCCTGCCTGGTGCCTCAGCTCGAGGGCCAGAGCACCAACATCCAGCAGCGCGGCATGGTCGATAGGTACCTGGAGCACGCCCGGGTGTACGTATTTGGCAACAACGGCCAGGAAAAGGTGTACGTGGCCTCCTCCGACTGGATGGCCCGTAACCTGGACCGCCGGGTGGAAGTGGCCTTCCCGATTTACAACGACGAGCTGCGGGCCGAGGTGCGCCACCTGCTGGATCTGCAGCGGCAGGACAACGTGAAGTCCCGGGACTACCACAACAACTTCCTGGGCCAAGACGACCCGTCGGCGCCGCAGATCCGGGCACAGTTCGAAACCTACGAGTACCTGCGCAAGCTGAGCCGCCGCCGCAAGGCCCCGGCGGCCAAGAAGTAA